NNNNNNNNNNNNNNNNNNNNNNNNNNNNNNNNNNNNNNNNNNNNNNNNNNNNNNNNNNNNNNNNNNNNNNNNNNNNNNNNNNNNNNNNNNNNNNNNNNNNNNNNNNNNNNNNNNNNNNNNNNNNNNNNNNNNNNNNNNNNNNNNNNNNNNNNNNNNNNNNNNNNNNNNNNNNNNNNNNNNNNNNNNNNNNNNNNNNNNNNNNNNNNNNNNNNNNNNNNNNNNNNNNNNNNNNNNNNNNNNNNNNNNNNNNNNNNNNNNNNNNNNNNNNNNNNNNNNNNNNNNNNNNNNNNNNNNNNNNNNNNNNNNNNNNNNNNNNNNNNNNNNNNNNNNNNNNNTACATAAGCTTatctaacttaagacttcaaggccattatggatataaaacgttttttgcaACGAACAACGAAAACAGACAGGATGGAGGCTAGAGGAGATGGGCAtgaaggtaggcaaaattggtgtgcttgtcaacACGTTAGCAATACAGCTGAATTATAATGAATAGCCTAAGTCCTTAGATGGGTGTGTGtaccatagcattcattcctgcggGCGCCCCTGATTCCCTGTACTGGTAATGGACAGCAGCTCCATCGCATGGAGATGAGAGTCCATCAGGGCATGAGAGGAGACCAGAGAGGAATCAGGCAGGGATGGACtgggactaaaaaaaggccctggactTACTTCCAAATAGGCCCACTACCatatgcagtacacacacacacacacacacgtttgcagTCTTATATACTTTGCCAGTCAAGGTATCACATTCAAAAATAGGtggtcacattttacaaaaatattaatGTAAAGGTCATACCTGTTAATTTAACCTTAACATGACATTTACTGAGGGtagacaaaattaaatctaatAAACCTTATTATCTTATATAAACAAAGCAACACTGGCAGGCCTATGTTTTACATCTAGTCTGTAGGCAAGGCAGTTCTTCCACGAATACATCTTACTGACTCAAACTGACATTCACCACCTGTTCTGCACGCAAGGAATTCAATTCTAGCACGCTGTAGAAGTGCAAGGCTTCTATGAGCAAGAATGAACCATAGAGACGGGGGAAATATGCACAGATTGCCAGTCCGCCCCTgtaagcaggagagagagaacaggagtggagagtggaggagaaaaggatgagtggagaaaggagaagagaggtgtggacaggagaggagttgagaggagcagaaaaggagtggagagaagagttgagagaagaggagaggagtggagagaggagaggagtggagaggagagaagagttgagagaagaggagaggagtggagagaggagggaggaggagaagaggagaggagtggagagaggaggagaggagagaagaggagagagtggagagaggagaggaggaggagaggagagaagagagaagaggagaggagtggagagaggaggaggagagaagagtggagagaagaggagaggaggagtggagagagaagaggagtggagagaagagttgagagaagaggagaggagtggagaggagcagaaaaggagtggagagaagaggaggagaggagtggagaggagaggaggaggagcagaaaaggaggagagaagaggagaggagtggagagaggaggagagaagagttgagagaagaggagaggagtggaggagaggagtggagagaggagaggagtggagagagaagaggagtgagaggagagaagagttgagaggaagaggagaggagtggagagaggaggaggaggagagagaagaggaggaggagagaggagaggaggagaggaggaggaggagagaagaggaagagagaagaggagagaggaggagaggagaggagtggagagaagagttgagaaaagaggagaggagtgagaggagagaagaggagaggaggagagagaagagagaagaggagaggagttgagagaagaggaggagaggagaggaggagagaagagttgagagaagaggagagaggaggaggagaggagtggagaggagagaagagtgaagagagaagaggagaggagtggagagaagaggaggagaggagaggaggagtgagagaagaggagaggagtggagagaggagaggaggggagagaagaggaggaggaggagagaagagttgagaagaggagaggagtggaggagagaagaggaggcaagaggagagaagagtgggagtggagaggagcagaaaaggagtggagagaggagaggaggaggaggagaggaggagaggaggaggagagagaagaggagtggagaggagagaagagttgagagaagaggagaggagtggagagaggagaggagtggagagaagaggagaggagtggagagaggagaggaggagagaggagaggaggagaggagagaagaggaagagagaagaggagaggagtggagagaggagaggagtggagagaagagttgagaaaagaggagaggagtggagaggagcagaaaaggagtggagagaagagttgagagaagaggagagagttgAGAGCAGAaaaggagtggagagaagagttgagagaagaggagaggagggaggagagcagaaaaggagtggagagaagaggagaaaaggatgagtggagaaaggagaagagaggtgtggacaggagaggagttgagaggaagagaaaaaggagggagagaagggaggagagaagaggagaggaggaggagagaggagaggagctggagaggagagaagagttgagaagaggagaggaggagaggaagaggagaggggggagaagaggagaggaggagagaggaggaggaggagagggagaagagttgagaagagggaggggaggggaggaggaggaggagagaagagagaagaggaagaggagaggaggagaggaggagtggagagaagagttgagaaaagaggagaggagtggagaggagcagaaaaggagtggagagaagagttgagagaagaggagaggagttgagaggagcagaaaaggagtggagagaagagttgagagaagaggagaggaggagaggagcagctgatggagagaagaggaggaggagaggagcagaaaaggagggagagaggagctggagagaagaggagaggaggagagaggagaggaggagagagaagaggaggagataagagaagagctgagagaagaggagaggaggagagaggaggaggagggagaggaagaggagaggaggagagaggagaggaggagagaggagaggagaggagagaagaggaagagagaagaggagaggagtggagagaggagaggaggagagaagagttgagaaagaggagaggagtggagaggagcagaaaaggagtggagagaagagttgagagaagaggagaggagttgagaggagcagaaaaggagtggagagaagagttgagagaagaggagaggagtggagaggagcagaaaaggagtggagagaagaggagaggagtggagaggagcagaaaaggagtggagagaggagttgagagaagaggagaggagtggagagaggagaggagtggagagagaagaggagtggagaggagagaagagttgagagaagaggagaggaggagagaggagaggaggagagaagaggagaggagtgagagaggagaggagtggagagaggagaggagtggagaggagagaagaggttgagagaagaggagaggagtgaggagaggagtggagaggagagaagagtgaagagagaagaggagaggagtggagagaggagaggagtggagaggtgtggagaaggcaagaggagaggggagtgggATGGAGGGGAATGGACAAGGCGAGAGACGAGTAGAGGAGacaggggatgggggaggggaggtAGCTGGGAGGGAGGTGGCCATTTTCTCCCCTGGTATTGATTTTGTATTAGCCCCGCTGTCTGACCTCCCTTATTTAATTAAAGCCCAGCCCGAGCCGTCCAGGGGCTCCCAAATCATCCATCTCTGCAGGCCAGCGGCCGAGCTCCTCGAGTGCTGAGATGGAGCCCCAATCATTGCTATTACACAACCCCGATTACACCACCCCGATAACCCCCAATAGCCACCAGAAAAAAACTTCTCATAGGCATCAGCAAATGTCTCGCAAAGGCATCCAAATATACTTTTTTACACTGAAGTCTCACAATGTATTGTAAAAAGAAGAGAACCCTCACAAAAGCATTTAAAGAGGCAATGATTCCAAATGACATTTGAAATGCCTTCTCAAAAACCTGCAAGATCTAGTAAAActgtcacaaacacattttacatCAAGGGAACCATCAGGGGAACCAAACATCAGGGGAACCTTTCCAATGAGAACACATTTTACATCAGGGGAACCTTTCCAATGAGAACACATTTTACATCAGGGGAATCTTCCCAATGAGAACACATTTTACATCAGGGGAACCTTCCCAATGCGAACACGTTTTACATCAGGGGAACCTTCCTAATGAGACGTCTCATGGCAGTGAGTCCAGCCCAGAGACCTTGTGTATCAATTGAACCATTTTAAAGGCTTCTGAGTTCTGACATCAGTGGAACCATCCCAATGAGAACTTTTACATGAGTGGAACCACTCTAAAGATGTCTGATATCAGTGGAACTATCCCAGGAACCATTCTAAAGACTTCTGACTTCTGGTGTAAACCTTGTCCACTGCAACCCTAGTGTTCCTTTGACTGTTGGGACAACCTCCCAAAGCACTTCTAAAACAGTCAAACTCTTTACTGAATTCTGAAGCAAGCAGGATCCCAAGATGATTGAAATGTCAATGAtctttctcactctccatcAGCCCCAGAGACGAGAGCCTGAGATTGAAAATGTTTGAGCTCAGAAGTTTATCCCGGCAGCGGTGGTCTGATGTATGTATGCAATGCAAGCCATTCTCAGCATCCTCAGCCTCATTGCTCTTTCTGCTGGGTACCAACCAGATTATTCCCCAATGTGACATTTAAAGTTtgtataaacaaaaaaaaaacattcttcaAAACAGCCACAACAACTTTGAAAGCTGAAAGCTGTCTCCTGCAAGCCTCTTTCAGTAGTGttgagcatctctctctccccccccccccccctctctctcttcctctctcattgtTTGAAAAATATTAAAGCGCCTAGCTTTTGTCCCTTCGGGAGTTTTACAAAACCATCCAGTCAACACGAAAGGCGAGGAACAAAAAGTAACAgcacaaaacaaaatcaataaataaaatgcTTCAAACGGGCACCTGGGAGGTTGGGGGGCGAAAACTCCAAACAAGCCCAAACAGTGTGGGATTGATTTCCCATCTCGGGGAGCGGCGTGCTCAGGGGGTGTGCCTTGGGCCACTCCTCTCCGCTGTGTCCAGTTTAGACGTCCAGATAATTAAGCATTCAGAAGCCCTTTGTGTGTCCTGCTGATCGTTAACCCTAATCACTTACTCATCCAGCAGCAGACATCAAAAGAGGACTTATGGATGCCAGTGCTGCCCATGAGCTAGAGGACTTATGGATGCCAGTGCTGCCCATGAGCTAGAGGACTTATGGATGCCAGTGCTGTGCATCAGCTAGAGGACTTATGGATGCCAGTGCTGTGCATCAGCTAGAGGACTTATGGATGCCAGTGCTGTGCATCAGCTAGAGGACTTATGGATGCCAGTGCTGTGCATCAGCTAGAGGACTTGTGGATGCCAGTGTCTTATGGATGCCAGTGCCTTATGGATGCCAGTGCTGTGCATCACTTATGAATGCCAGTGCTGTGTATCAGCTACATTAGAAGCTCATAGCGATGTGTTGTTTGGTAACAACTCTCAATCAACCCGGCTGCCATTGCAGaaggaggaatgtgaggagTTTGTTTCTTTATTTGCTTGGTAACATATTGAGACAATTTGTGTGGGACTGGGTAACAGAGTGGGGCGATTTGTGTGGGACTGGGTAACAGAGTGGGGTGATTGGGTAACAGAGTGAGGCGATTGGGTAACAGAGTGGGGCAACTGGGTAACAGAGTGGGGCGCTGAGCCTGGTGGAGCTTTCTGCATGTTACTCACATGTGGTAATGTCTTGCGTTGATGTCAAGATCATGCATGCGTCATTCGTttccatctgacacacacacacacacacctcactcaagGCTTCTCATCTCAGTGGTATgtgtcatttttctctctctctcacacacacactcagaccccccccacacacacacacacacacacacagtctctggtTTGAGcgaaatgcagtgttttttCTCCCTCGGCGCGGCTCCATGCTTGTGCCTGGGCAGCATGTAGTGACAGGTGACCTTCACAAgtgtccctcctcctccccctcctccactcctgcAATGAGAACAGGCCTCAACCCCAGCTGCCCTTAACAGTAACGACTCCCTACCAGCCTGCTCACactggacctgtgtgtgtgtgtgtgtgtgtgtgtgtgtatgcgtgtgtgtttgtgtttgtctaagtctgtctgtatatgtgtgtgtgcgtgcaagtttgtgtgtttgcctaggtatgtatgtgtgtgagtgtgtgtgtgtgtgtgtgtgaagggggtggGACGGAGGAGTGACAACTAATTCAAACTTTGGCTCCACTCCCCCAGAAGCACTTGGCTTAAATTGGTTTTTGCTTGGCTTGGTCTGTGAGTTTAGCTGAGAGTGAGGAGGCCTTTTTTTCCCTTCGCTTTCCTGCATGGCCTGGAGAAATGTGAAGGACCTCAGAGTTCAAGTCAACATCTCCGCAGAGACACACTTCACACAGCAGTcatggtctttgtgtgtgtgtgtgtgtgtgtgtgtgtatgtgtgtatgtgtttgtttgtttgtttgagtgtgtgtttatgtgtgtgtgtgctcctgtgtgtgtaacacatggagagagagaacgcacAGTCAGCTTTAACTTTTGAGACTCTTATGATTATGACTATATGACTATATAAAGACTATTCTTATGATTATGTTTATAGTTCAAAAGACTATTCTTATGTTTATAGTTCTAAGACTATTCTTATGATTATGTTTATAGTTCAAAATTATTCTTATGATTATGTTTATAGTTCTTAGCAGACTCTTTTTATCCTATAGTGACTTAAAATGACATCAAAAATCATTACATTCAAATGAACAGTTTAAAGGTCCCTATTGTAAtgttttcagttgtttgttaacAAAATCCACATTTCCCATCCATAAATGTGGCcccattcatgtttaattaccaccaccaacaactcgaagcatacctattggcttagaaatcctcatttacatttacatagtgTCGTGTCGACTCGCTGTGTATGTGCGCCATGTTAAAATACCGGTGGCCACCAAGGGAcatagggctgtattttgggctccaGCGCATGGCTTAAAGCTCTttattcacccgcgcaaagcttaattcggtattttgcacttttattttttaaacattggggggggggtgtggcaattaacaacctagggaggggggggccatgttgtctaaaaatcgctatcatacaccacctaaacctggtggaagtcaatggcgaagttgttcatatgctattttaagagtgcatgtcaacagtcatattggcaggtgcaggcaccatccttctatcattcatgaacttACACCAGCGTCAttcatgcaaagcattacaaattgcacgattacaatgggaaacataattagaataaagatattacgaaatactgtacatctcatgatgagtagttatttaccatcatttgcaaattggtaatgacggttaaaagtgattaggggagaggcgagagacacgtatggagcacagctcctctgcaggataaatgttgttttatgcagtcatttgagcaacgttagggtaagtgttgctttttccagcctatgttttcggtaacccattgtcagtcaatagtgaaagtaactgcatataactgtcttgtcattgactgactccttggtgaagttagtttcactttgccaatgagttcaaataagaaacgagtgcaaatgcgtgaaggctatgctaggttttagtaaaaagcatggtttaagaatgactattccataggGTCTCGCAaacagcctccttcaaatgcgccgttgaatgctgaaataccgatgcatttatttgacatatcgcgcgttgcacctttaaagggaatgacagatgtcattctcattggtttaaaatgatgttacgccccaaacacacccatatgactgattaaaaaatctaggaacaccttgttgcgccatgcgctccacgtttgataacgaaacccctcccaatgtgaactggacatcctactaaattttaATAGAcctttgacgagtgacgatgcactttagaatgtcatgatagggcccatagGCTAATatgcaaaataggctacagctcAGTCTTTGGCGTCTGCATGCATAGAAAAACATTAGCTTGGATTCATCTGCAGAATTTTCCTACATTCAGCAATTTAAGTTTCGAGCCAATTTTCTACAAGTCATATGTTCCTAACAAtccgacattgaaattgtattttccaaagaaataaataaagagaactATTTTGTTTGTGATCTGTCACCGGCTCACTTGATTTCTAGTTTCTAGACCCAGAGACAGTTGACAACCTAACCTGCATGGACGTCACGTTCTGGCTGGTAACCACAGCACGCGCGGCCATATTAGCGATACTTGGTGAATGAactacaatggagtattatgcactttggatgtTTTAAgtgattgtagccgtgtctaaacaacggaaaagctcatcaaaatgcatCTAAGATGCCAAAGCATAcagggcaggacttggaccacaagaaaaggcgcaatatttcgagaaattacagtttattggcagcgcagatccatatgagttgggtgagggagacgaagtatcaagttcaaccacaagcgccccccttcctctgataacttctggcattattctcctttctccctggttttttaataacttttggaagtcgatacctacaccaaatgtttttctcagtctgacctattaGCACAACCtaaacacggcaataattaaccattgtCCTTGACGATGTTaaggatttacttcagtgcctaatgctttccaataaggcgagtatctccaatatggcgacgtccagatctgatgtcacgccgtgcaaacccctaatatgTTCATCAAAGGGAGAAAGATGGTGATGTTGAAGGACAGTGATCTgcacatagaaaaaaaaaaaaaatcgccagAACATTCCAAGCTTCTCATTTTGATcgatatgtaggcctaatttatGTCCCAGGTGTGCTAGGCATGAGATTAAGGTTGCGTGCACCCTTCGAAGAAAGAGGGGAAATGTCACTGAAAAGACAATCGACATCATGCATTTCTATCAGAAAGACTCGGGAAGCATGACATGAGGTTTACAATATTTAATTGAAGTTAACAATGTTATATCCTTAAAGGAATAGATAACTTAGAGATAATAAATGGACATTATTAagagtctttggcgtaggccccgtcCTCAGTCCAGGACCCGAAGCGTGGAGACCCTCGCAGATCCTGCCGGGTGAATACGGCAGGGGCGGAGCCTACCCCCAAAGAGAAAGATGGGAAAGGCCTACCCGAGGGTAGACGTGAGGCTGGGACACTTCCTGGAATAGAGCATAATCAAAGAGAACATTAATATGAGACAAATCCTTCGTTAATAGTAAAGTGATTCATGAAAGGAAATGAAACCAAGAACAGATGATAGAAAAATGTGTACTCTCTTGCGGGTACAGAAGACATAACCAGCATGGTCTGCAGCGATTGCAGCGAGTCGGGGAGCTGCACGAGCTCAGAGCTTTCATAAGCTCGGTTCTTGCATGGCAAGATGTAATGCAATGTGGTGCAAATGGCCGTGGTAAGTGCTTAATGATCGTTCGGTTCGATAGCGATTGATGATTGCGATTTGATGATGCGATTCGAGTCGACTGTCGAGTCGAGTTGCGTATGTATATGATATGAGTGAAGTGGGGTGATGGAAGGAAAAAGGAAATGAACTGTTGTGACGTGAGATTACCCGAGGTTTTGCTTGCAGAAGCTAGACCAAGGGCGGCGGTGCGTAGTGACTAGAATGTATTAACGCTTTATTCTGTGCCTAAAGTGCCGGCTGTGCGTAGTGACTGGAGAAGAGTGGCTCGGATCCATCGTAATTAATATAATGCTTTAGCTGAGCCGAATAACCACCACCAGACCTTTGAAAGGTAGCTTACCTTATTTGACACTTGCGAGAGCTATTTGCGCATCTAGAAGGGCTTGATCCTGAGGTCTTATATAGGACTCGTAAGCCGACGAAGACCATCTTCCGAGCAACTTGATAGAGGATGCAGGTAATCCTAGAGCGTCTGCTGACGTTGCAGCGCCGATGCGAAAGGAATGGCCAGTATATTGGGAGGTTGAGAGCCCACAGCTACCGACCACTGTAGACAAGTGGATCCTGAACCATTGCTTAGACATAGATGACCCAGAAGGTAGAAGAAAGAGTGGTGAATTGGGAGAAGTGTGAGGGCGAAGTTTAAGATAGTAGGACATGGAAGTATAGGGACAGAAAGAGTTATTTACTTTAGAAACTCTTAAACTGACACCAGAACCTGAGGTGTCCGTTTTagaatgtttcagaaatacGTTATAGaagtgggaggagaagaggatggcTGAGAAAGCCAGATCCTGAGAAGGGTTAAAAACCTGGCTGTCAGAGCAAAATTCCCTCAAGCATGAACCCATAGAAAGCCATGAGGGCGGCGAGGAGTGAATTGATATAGGGAGTGAAAAGAGAGCCTTCCGTAATTTAGACACCAAAAGGCGTAATAAGTGAGGGGTTAAAGGCAGGCGTTTATCAGGGACTGAGAGAGTGGATTTAGCGAGACCTTTGAGAAGCCAGCGAACGGAAGGTACAGAAAATAAACTAGAAAAGTTAGGGTCATGGCATTTGGCATAGAATTGTATCCCTGCTAACATTCTTCTAATTGTAGGAATTTTAAGACGACGTGATTCGGAACTGTAGACCATGAAAGCTGACGCTAGGAGAGAATCCAAATTGACGTTCAGTCCAGAATTAGGTCTGTGAACGCTGGGCATGGTGTCGGCTCCGGGTTGGCTGTTGGGCATCGCCGCCTGAACTTCTGAAAACGAGAACGAGACAGCGCATCAGCAATTGTATTTGCATTTACCTTGtggtgtgttagcatgtgtagtctttctttggttgtacccatagactgtatatatatacagtctatggttgtacctcatgtgtttattcatttgtgttgtgtgtgactaCCCGTTCGTGTATTGTGCATGTGTTAGTGACTAGCCTTGTGTGTTCTATAATGATGTTTTGACCTGTCTGTGTTCCCCGCTCCTGACCCAATAAATGTACTGATTTGAACCTTGTTGCCTCAGTTGTTAcaatatgaatataaatataaattagtTGTATGTCACTTTGAACAGAAGCATCTGCGAAATACCATtatcataaccataaccaaataCGTCCTTGGTCAGCTGGCTACTAGCCTATGCTTCCTTGGGCCTTATCATGTgcatccccccccctcccccaatgcAAGGACAGCTCATTCTCGATTCTTTCTCCATTACTATTCTCCTTTACCAACATAATACAGGCAACGATAGGCTAGTCGCGCATACAGAACAACAGAGGAGCCCAAATGCATATTTTCGTGCCTCGTACTAGGCTAGTGAATTGTTAGATTTTTTTCCAGCTCTGCGTTCTATGGCTTCCACTCCCCTTGCTCCTAGTTGTAATGTAGCTGACATTTCTGCGtaagttagcttgtttacaaacATGTCTCTAATTAAAATGGCATAGGTTTCAATGTAGGACAGCCTAGCGGGGATAGGCCAAATGAAAAATTTAGGAAAGTGCCGATTTCACATTATTGTTGTGCGGATTTTGGATTTCGGTCGTGGGGATACAAAGTTTAATATCCAAATCAAAAACACGAGGGAATTtcctattttgttttttaaaaatacagatataagGTCGTTTTTCGATTTTCAATTTTCGTTTCGAATTTGAAAATCAAATGAACAGAAGGTACACGGACCGGAGTCGTAGGGGCACTACTGTTTTGATACGTGATTgcgtcaaaatcactatttttaaaacactaagaaaggctcgacacaacatgaaactttgatcaaagtatcatcagtgtctctacacatgaacttgagcattgagaacattgttcgtgtacacatagtttactaaaaagaaaggttttggacaactcactccttgactGGCATGATGGCGGCGAGCAGAAAacccaagtgagttgttcaaaaccttcttttagtgaacactgtacacaaacaatgttctcaatgctcgagttcatgtgtggagacactgatgatacttcgatcagaGTTTCATGTgctgtcgagccttcttagtgttttaaaaatagcgattttgacgcgatcctggaagcaactgaatccatgcatttccactgaattattttactCGTtgctggaagcaactgaatccatgcatttccactgaattatttttggaatctgatcccttatcatacctgttcgtttTTCGCATTCGTAATTTCGACTTATcgcgtgactaaattcaaggcGGTGCCGAACGGTAacattccttaaggtactgtctgtataaatcgtcttgtaaataaacttccagtgctttttcaaagttctctatgtctcgtttttaaatgtcaaggccctcggaagtctaccaatgaagtatggagctactttgagcctcgtaaatggtgtaaaacagtgatttatttgtatggctaggccgatgcccgaggcaccacaacgaaacactgtgttggtagcattggctaactatagcgccagatttctgagtgcaggggacaagccgaggtgagctatgagacatacgttcacactcggtatcatgtttcaacacactttaggtcaatatcacaccagaattctcctttaacacccgtgtctgaacaaaagcactttggacaaaatgacacatttcgCTCGCAAAAGGCtattactctctcaaaacacttaaaacatgcagcaaaagcaaatcttgccttcaaacaacataTTGTCTcatcaaatcactgtgtgatttcaatcaatcattacacattggacaacaaaatgcaaaatatagttctcaaaag
The Alosa alosa isolate M-15738 ecotype Scorff River chromosome 12, AALO_Geno_1.1, whole genome shotgun sequence DNA segment above includes these coding regions:
- the LOC125304829 gene encoding LOW QUALITY PROTEIN: trichohyalin-like (The sequence of the model RefSeq protein was modified relative to this genomic sequence to represent the inferred CDS: deleted 1 base in 1 codon; substituted 2 bases at 2 genomic stop codons), translated to ERSGEEQKRKEEEQKRRREEERKEEEEREEEEERGEEERRRRREEEERRGERRRGEEWREELRKEERSERREEERRREKREEERSXEKRRRGEEERRKSEERRGEEWREEEERRGGVREEERKEEEREEEEERRREERRRGEKRKREEERKKEWREELREEERRKRRERREERRGEEEERGEELERREERRRREERRGRGEEERRKEEEERSRKGGREELERRGEEERGEEEREEEEIREELREEERRREEEEGEEEERRREERRREERRGEKRKREEERKEERRREERRREEERKRERRERRERERERXERERREGEKREEREREREGEKREDRERKRERGEIRQRERGREVDRGRERERKRKEKRRKEEEKRKEEEKRREEERRGEEEREERREEERRGEEERRREEKRREERRRGEERRRGEERREEKRRGEERRRGEEKRREERRRGEEKRRRGEERRREEKRREEEKREQEPQSACF